One part of the Podarcis muralis chromosome 3, rPodMur119.hap1.1, whole genome shotgun sequence genome encodes these proteins:
- the LOC144327120 gene encoding uncharacterized protein LOC144327120, producing the protein IAAAPPSRPHSSSSLRVWICGHSIVHWARVRSACCGLTPNLGLPPGVRVSWFSRQGMRREKLMPLLRERVAAFGPPDILILQLGENDLVNRRSADLSWNIKRDLDEIAALCPGTTVFRSSFLKRIVWRGAQNCMAIEKSRKLSNRAIARWVRFMNGRVISHDHIWIGNQALYRNDGVHLSDQGNDIWLNSIISSIRDWLQL; encoded by the coding sequence attgctgcggcgCCACCTTCCCGGCCTCACTCTTCGTCGTCCCTTCGTGTTTGGATCTGTGGCCACAGTATAGTCCATTGGGCCCGCGTGCGGTCTGCTTGCTGTGGCCTCACCCCTAATCTTGGGTTGCCACCTGgagtgcgagtttcctggttttcgaggCAAGGCATGCGTCGGGAGAAGCTTATGCCGTtgctgagagagagagttgcCGCGTTTGGCCCTCCTGACATCCTTATCCTTCAATTGGGGGAAAATGACCTTGTTAACAGGAGAAGTGCGGACTTGTCGTGGAACATAAAAAGAGATCTTGATGAGATTGCTGCCTTGTGTCCCGGAACAACGGTGTTCCGGTCCTCCTTCCTGAAGAGAAttgtttggcgcggtgcgcagaactgtatggccattgaaaaatccaggaaactctcAAATCGTGCAATAGCCCGCTGGGTGCGTTTTATGAATGGCAGAGTCATTTCTCATGACCATATCTGGATTGGCAACCAGGCCTTGTACCGGAATGATGGGGTTcatctttcagaccaagggaatgACATTTGGTTAAATAGCATCATCAGCAGcatcagggattggttacagctgtga